One segment of Primulina tabacum isolate GXHZ01 chromosome 14, ASM2559414v2, whole genome shotgun sequence DNA contains the following:
- the LOC142523852 gene encoding uncharacterized protein LOC142523852 has product MSTRNPLSIILDQNKLTGPNYHDWFRNLKIVLNSERIAYVFDKKPPKEAAPDISRTELAKLEKHWDHDLQAKNYMLASMSNELQRRFEEAVNASDIHLHLKELYAVQNRSERHATVKELMTTRLREGTSVHEHGVRMIGLIEKLVGLDVVIPR; this is encoded by the exons ATGTCTACTCGTAACCCGCTTTCAATAATTCTCGATCAAAACAAGTTGACTGGCCCTAACTATCATGACTGGTTTCGAAATTTAAAGATTGTTCTGAACTCCGAAAGGATTGCGTATGTGTTTGATAAGAAGCCACCTAAGGAGGCGGCTCCTGATATCAGTAGGACTGAATTAGCTAAGCTTGAGAAACATTGggaccatgatcttcaagctaagaACTACATGTTGGCTTCTATGTCGAATGAACTTCAGAGGAGGTTCGAGGAGGCGGTGAATGCTTCTGACATTCACCTTCATCTGAAAGAATTGTATGCTGTACAAAATCGTTCAGAGAGACATGCTACCGTTAAagaactcatgactacacgctTGCGAGAGGggacttcggtccatgagcatggtgttaggatgattgggctcattGAGAAATTGGTGGGACTCGATGtggttattccta GATAA